The following coding sequences lie in one Phalacrocorax aristotelis chromosome 4, bGulAri2.1, whole genome shotgun sequence genomic window:
- the ADD1 gene encoding alpha-adducin isoform X4 produces the protein MNGDSGVGVVTSPPPTTAPHKERYFDRVDENNPDYLRERNMAPDLRQDFNMMEQKKRVSMILQSPAFCEELESMIQEQFKKGKNPTGLLALQQIADFMTTNVPNVYPAAPQGGMAALNMSLGMVTPVNDLRGSDSIAYEKGEKLLRCKLAAFYRLADLFGWSQLIYNHITARVNSEQEHFLIVPFGLLYSEVTASSLVKINIQGDVVDRGSTNLGVNQAGFTLHSAIYAARPDVKCIVHIHTPAGAAVSAMKCGLLPISPEALSLGEVAYHDYHGILVDDEEKVVIQKNLGPKSKVLILRNHGLVSVGETVEEAFYYIHNLVLACEIQVRTLASAGGPDNLVLLDPGKYKAKSRSPESPVGEGTVSHPKWQIGEQEFEALMRMLDNLGYRTGYPYRCPALREKSKKYSDVEIPASVTGYSFTSDGESGTCSPLRHSFQKQQREKTRWLNSGRGDDASEEGQNGSSPKSKTKVWTNITHDHVKPLLQSLSSGVCVPSCITNCLWTKEDGHRTATSAVPNLFVPLNTNPKEVQEMRNKIREQNLQDIKTAGPQSQVLAGVVVDRSLVQDAPLSDCTESIEGLDLTEQAFSPAKSLSVRKGELVTASKAIIEKEYQPKVIVSTTGPNPFNKLTDRELEEYRKEVERKQKGPEEPSEDGRQQKERSPPDHTSARTPPSTPIKIEEETQQDQTYKDDSDAATFKQTLPDLTPDEPSEALSFPPLGKEEGRCDEDVPKSQTESPAVENKEPQCQPAEEPVTPTAEEGTAADAGSDESPGKSPSKKKKKFRTPSFLKKSKKKSDS, from the exons ATGAATGGTGATTCTGGTGTGGGGGTGGTGACTTCACCACCTCCAACAACAGCCCCTCATAAAGAGAGGTATTTTGATCGAGTTGATGAAAATAATCCAGATTATTTGAGAGAGAGGAATATGGCGCCTGACCTTCGCCAGGATTTTAACATGATGGAACAGAAGAAGAGAGTCTCCATGATTCTTCAAAGCCCA GCTTTCTGTGAAGAACTGGAATCTATGATTCAGGAacaatttaagaaggggaagaaCCCAACAGGTTTATTGGCATTACAGCAGATTGCGGATTTCATGACAACCAATGTACCAAATGTCTACCCTGCAGCACCACAAGGTGGAATGGCTGCATTGAACATGA GTCTTGGCATGGTGACACCAGTGAATGATCTGAGAGGATCAGATTCCATTGCTTATGAAAAGGGGGAGAAGTTGTTACGATGTAAATTGGCAGCTTTCTACAGATTAGCAGATCTGTTTGGCTGGTCTCAGCTTATTTACAATCATATAACA GCCAGAGTAAATTCTGAGCAGGAGCACTTCCTCATTGTACCTTTTGGACTTCTCTATAGTGAAGTCACTGCATCTAGTCTG GTTAAAATCAATATTCAGGGAGACGTAGTTGATCGTGGAAGTACTAACTTGGGAGTAAACCAGGCTGGTTTTACTTTGCACTCTGCAATTTATGCAGCTCGACCTGATGTTAAATGCATTGTTCATATTCATACACCAGCAGGGGCGGCG GTTTCTGCAATGAAGTGTGGTCTCTTGCCAATTTCACCTGAAGCACTTTCTCTAGGGGAAGTAGCTTATCATGACTACCATGGTATTTTAGTGGATGATGAAGAAAAGGTGGTTATTCAGAAAAACTTGGGGCCTAAAAGCAAG GTCCTTATTCTCAGAAACCATGGCTTAGTATCAGTTGGAGAGACTGTTGAGGAGGCTTTCTACTATATTCATAATCTAGTGCTTGCCTGTGAGATTCAA GTACGTACCCTGGCCAGTGCAGGTGGACCTGACAATTTAGTGCTTTTAGATCCTGGAAAGTATAAAGCCAAGTCTCGTTCCCCTGAGTCTCCAGTAGGCGAGGGTACTGTATCCCATCCAAAATGGCAGATTGGTGAACAGGAATTTGAAGCTCTTATGCGAATGCTCGATAATCTG gGTTACAGAACTGGCTATCCGTATCGATGCCCTGCTCTGAGAGAGAAATCTAAAAAGTACAGCGATGTTGAGATTCCAGCTAGTGTCACAGGTTACTCCTTTACTAGTGATGGCGAATCAGGCACTTGCTCCCCCCTCAGACacagttttcagaaacagcagcgaGAGAAGACAAGGTGGCTGAACTCTGGCCGAGGGGATGATGCTTCTGAAGAAGGGCAGAATGGCAGCAGTCCCAAGTCGAAGACTAAGGTGTGGACGAACATTACACACGATCACGTGAAACCCTTGCTGCAGTCTCTCTCGTCCGGTGTCTGCGTGCCAAGCTGTATTACCAACTGCTTG TGGACTAAAGAGGATGGACATAGAACTGCCACCTCTGCTGTCCCTAACCTGTTTGTTCCATTGAACACCAATCCAAAGGAGGTCCAAGAAATGAGGAACAAG ATCCGAGAGCAAAATTTACAAGACATCAAAACCGCGGGCCCTCAATCACAGGTTCTTGCTGGGGTAGTTGTGGACAGGAGTCTTGTACAG GATGCTCCCCTCTCAGACTGTACGGAATCTATTGAAGGGCTCGATCTCACAGAGCAGGCCTTTAGTCCCGCTAAATCTCTGTCTGTTAGAAAG GGAGAACTGGTGACTGCATCAAAGGCAATAATTGAGAAAGAATATCAACCAAAAGTCATAGTGAGCACCACAGGACCAAATCCCTTCAATAAACTCACTGATCGAGAACTGGAAGAGTATCGCAAAGAAgtagaaagaaagcagaagggacCAGAAG AACCTTCAGAAGATGGCAGGcaacagaaagagagaagcCCCCCTGACCACACTTCAGCTCGCACTCCTCCCAGTACGCCGATTAAAATAGAGGAAG AGACACAGCAGGACCAGACCTACAAAGATGACAGTGACGCTGCAACTTTCAAGCAAACCCTCCCAGATCTCACCCCCGATGAGCCTTCAGAAGCACTCAGCTTCCCTCCCttagggaaggaggaggggagatgtGATGAAGATGTGCCCAAAAGCCAAACGGAATCACCTGCAGTGGAAAACAAGGAACCCCAGTGTCAACCCGCTGAAGAGCCGGTAACACCGACAGCCGAGGAGGGGACAGCAGCTGATGCAGGTAGCGATGAATCTCCAGGGAAGTCCCCAtcgaaaaagaaaaagaagtttcgcactccttccttcctgaagaagagcaaaaagaagAGTGACTCCTAA
- the ADD1 gene encoding alpha-adducin isoform X6: MNGDSGVGVVTSPPPTTAPHKERYFDRVDENNPDYLRERNMAPDLRQDFNMMEQKKRVSMILQSPAFCEELESMIQEQFKKGKNPTGLLALQQIADFMTTNVPNVYPAAPQGGMAALNMSLGMVTPVNDLRGSDSIAYEKGEKLLRCKLAAFYRLADLFGWSQLIYNHITARVNSEQEHFLIVPFGLLYSEVTASSLVKINIQGDVVDRGSTNLGVNQAGFTLHSAIYAARPDVKCIVHIHTPAGAAVSAMKCGLLPISPEALSLGEVAYHDYHGILVDDEEKVVIQKNLGPKSKVLILRNHGLVSVGETVEEAFYYIHNLVLACEIQVRTLASAGGPDNLVLLDPGKYKAKSRSPESPVGEGTVSHPKWQIGEQEFEALMRMLDNLGYRTGYPYRCPALREKSKKYSDVEIPASVTGYSFTSDGESGTCSPLRHSFQKQQREKTRWLNSGRGDDASEEGQNGSSPKSKTKWTKEDGHRTATSAVPNLFVPLNTNPKEVQEMRNKIREQNLQDIKTAGPQSQVLAGVVVDRSLVQDAPLSDCTESIEGLDLTEQAFSPAKSLSVRKGELVTASKAIIEKEYQPKVIVSTTGPNPFNKLTDRELEEYRKEVERKQKGPEEPSEDGRQQKERSPPDHTSARTPPSTPIKIEEETQQDQTYKDDSDAATFKQTLPDLTPDEPSEALSFPPLGKEEGRCDEDVPKSQTESPAVENKEPQCQPAEEPVTPTAEEGTAADAGSDESPGKSPSKKKKKFRTPSFLKKSKKKSDS, encoded by the exons ATGAATGGTGATTCTGGTGTGGGGGTGGTGACTTCACCACCTCCAACAACAGCCCCTCATAAAGAGAGGTATTTTGATCGAGTTGATGAAAATAATCCAGATTATTTGAGAGAGAGGAATATGGCGCCTGACCTTCGCCAGGATTTTAACATGATGGAACAGAAGAAGAGAGTCTCCATGATTCTTCAAAGCCCA GCTTTCTGTGAAGAACTGGAATCTATGATTCAGGAacaatttaagaaggggaagaaCCCAACAGGTTTATTGGCATTACAGCAGATTGCGGATTTCATGACAACCAATGTACCAAATGTCTACCCTGCAGCACCACAAGGTGGAATGGCTGCATTGAACATGA GTCTTGGCATGGTGACACCAGTGAATGATCTGAGAGGATCAGATTCCATTGCTTATGAAAAGGGGGAGAAGTTGTTACGATGTAAATTGGCAGCTTTCTACAGATTAGCAGATCTGTTTGGCTGGTCTCAGCTTATTTACAATCATATAACA GCCAGAGTAAATTCTGAGCAGGAGCACTTCCTCATTGTACCTTTTGGACTTCTCTATAGTGAAGTCACTGCATCTAGTCTG GTTAAAATCAATATTCAGGGAGACGTAGTTGATCGTGGAAGTACTAACTTGGGAGTAAACCAGGCTGGTTTTACTTTGCACTCTGCAATTTATGCAGCTCGACCTGATGTTAAATGCATTGTTCATATTCATACACCAGCAGGGGCGGCG GTTTCTGCAATGAAGTGTGGTCTCTTGCCAATTTCACCTGAAGCACTTTCTCTAGGGGAAGTAGCTTATCATGACTACCATGGTATTTTAGTGGATGATGAAGAAAAGGTGGTTATTCAGAAAAACTTGGGGCCTAAAAGCAAG GTCCTTATTCTCAGAAACCATGGCTTAGTATCAGTTGGAGAGACTGTTGAGGAGGCTTTCTACTATATTCATAATCTAGTGCTTGCCTGTGAGATTCAA GTACGTACCCTGGCCAGTGCAGGTGGACCTGACAATTTAGTGCTTTTAGATCCTGGAAAGTATAAAGCCAAGTCTCGTTCCCCTGAGTCTCCAGTAGGCGAGGGTACTGTATCCCATCCAAAATGGCAGATTGGTGAACAGGAATTTGAAGCTCTTATGCGAATGCTCGATAATCTG gGTTACAGAACTGGCTATCCGTATCGATGCCCTGCTCTGAGAGAGAAATCTAAAAAGTACAGCGATGTTGAGATTCCAGCTAGTGTCACAGGTTACTCCTTTACTAGTGATGGCGAATCAGGCACTTGCTCCCCCCTCAGACacagttttcagaaacagcagcgaGAGAAGACAAGGTGGCTGAACTCTGGCCGAGGGGATGATGCTTCTGAAGAAGGGCAGAATGGCAGCAGTCCCAAGTCGAAGACTAAG TGGACTAAAGAGGATGGACATAGAACTGCCACCTCTGCTGTCCCTAACCTGTTTGTTCCATTGAACACCAATCCAAAGGAGGTCCAAGAAATGAGGAACAAG ATCCGAGAGCAAAATTTACAAGACATCAAAACCGCGGGCCCTCAATCACAGGTTCTTGCTGGGGTAGTTGTGGACAGGAGTCTTGTACAG GATGCTCCCCTCTCAGACTGTACGGAATCTATTGAAGGGCTCGATCTCACAGAGCAGGCCTTTAGTCCCGCTAAATCTCTGTCTGTTAGAAAG GGAGAACTGGTGACTGCATCAAAGGCAATAATTGAGAAAGAATATCAACCAAAAGTCATAGTGAGCACCACAGGACCAAATCCCTTCAATAAACTCACTGATCGAGAACTGGAAGAGTATCGCAAAGAAgtagaaagaaagcagaagggacCAGAAG AACCTTCAGAAGATGGCAGGcaacagaaagagagaagcCCCCCTGACCACACTTCAGCTCGCACTCCTCCCAGTACGCCGATTAAAATAGAGGAAG AGACACAGCAGGACCAGACCTACAAAGATGACAGTGACGCTGCAACTTTCAAGCAAACCCTCCCAGATCTCACCCCCGATGAGCCTTCAGAAGCACTCAGCTTCCCTCCCttagggaaggaggaggggagatgtGATGAAGATGTGCCCAAAAGCCAAACGGAATCACCTGCAGTGGAAAACAAGGAACCCCAGTGTCAACCCGCTGAAGAGCCGGTAACACCGACAGCCGAGGAGGGGACAGCAGCTGATGCAGGTAGCGATGAATCTCCAGGGAAGTCCCCAtcgaaaaagaaaaagaagtttcgcactccttccttcctgaagaagagcaaaaagaagAGTGACTCCTAA
- the ADD1 gene encoding alpha-adducin isoform X9, whose translation MNGDSGVGVVTSPPPTTAPHKERYFDRVDENNPDYLRERNMAPDLRQDFNMMEQKKRVSMILQSPAFCEELESMIQEQFKKGKNPTGLLALQQIADFMTTNVPNVYPAAPQGGMAALNMSLGMVTPVNDLRGSDSIAYEKGEKLLRCKLAAFYRLADLFGWSQLIYNHITARVNSEQEHFLIVPFGLLYSEVTASSLVKINIQGDVVDRGSTNLGVNQAGFTLHSAIYAARPDVKCIVHIHTPAGAAVSAMKCGLLPISPEALSLGEVAYHDYHGILVDDEEKVVIQKNLGPKSKVLILRNHGLVSVGETVEEAFYYIHNLVLACEIQVRTLASAGGPDNLVLLDPGKYKAKSRSPESPVGEGTVSHPKWQIGEQEFEALMRMLDNLGYRTGYPYRCPALREKSKKYSDVEIPASVTGYSFTSDGESGTCSPLRHSFQKQQREKTRWLNSGRGDDASEEGQNGSSPKSKTKWTKEDGHRTATSAVPNLFVPLNTNPKEVQEMRNKIREQNLQDIKTAGPQSQVLAGVVVDRSLVQGELVTASKAIIEKEYQPKVIVSTTGPNPFNKLTDRELEEYRKEVERKQKGPEEPSEDGRQQKERSPPDHTSARTPPSTPIKIEEETQQDQTYKDDSDAATFKQTLPDLTPDEPSEALSFPPLGKEEGRCDEDVPKSQTESPAVENKEPQCQPAEEPVTPTAEEGTAADAGSDESPGKSPSKKKKKFRTPSFLKKSKKKSDS comes from the exons ATGAATGGTGATTCTGGTGTGGGGGTGGTGACTTCACCACCTCCAACAACAGCCCCTCATAAAGAGAGGTATTTTGATCGAGTTGATGAAAATAATCCAGATTATTTGAGAGAGAGGAATATGGCGCCTGACCTTCGCCAGGATTTTAACATGATGGAACAGAAGAAGAGAGTCTCCATGATTCTTCAAAGCCCA GCTTTCTGTGAAGAACTGGAATCTATGATTCAGGAacaatttaagaaggggaagaaCCCAACAGGTTTATTGGCATTACAGCAGATTGCGGATTTCATGACAACCAATGTACCAAATGTCTACCCTGCAGCACCACAAGGTGGAATGGCTGCATTGAACATGA GTCTTGGCATGGTGACACCAGTGAATGATCTGAGAGGATCAGATTCCATTGCTTATGAAAAGGGGGAGAAGTTGTTACGATGTAAATTGGCAGCTTTCTACAGATTAGCAGATCTGTTTGGCTGGTCTCAGCTTATTTACAATCATATAACA GCCAGAGTAAATTCTGAGCAGGAGCACTTCCTCATTGTACCTTTTGGACTTCTCTATAGTGAAGTCACTGCATCTAGTCTG GTTAAAATCAATATTCAGGGAGACGTAGTTGATCGTGGAAGTACTAACTTGGGAGTAAACCAGGCTGGTTTTACTTTGCACTCTGCAATTTATGCAGCTCGACCTGATGTTAAATGCATTGTTCATATTCATACACCAGCAGGGGCGGCG GTTTCTGCAATGAAGTGTGGTCTCTTGCCAATTTCACCTGAAGCACTTTCTCTAGGGGAAGTAGCTTATCATGACTACCATGGTATTTTAGTGGATGATGAAGAAAAGGTGGTTATTCAGAAAAACTTGGGGCCTAAAAGCAAG GTCCTTATTCTCAGAAACCATGGCTTAGTATCAGTTGGAGAGACTGTTGAGGAGGCTTTCTACTATATTCATAATCTAGTGCTTGCCTGTGAGATTCAA GTACGTACCCTGGCCAGTGCAGGTGGACCTGACAATTTAGTGCTTTTAGATCCTGGAAAGTATAAAGCCAAGTCTCGTTCCCCTGAGTCTCCAGTAGGCGAGGGTACTGTATCCCATCCAAAATGGCAGATTGGTGAACAGGAATTTGAAGCTCTTATGCGAATGCTCGATAATCTG gGTTACAGAACTGGCTATCCGTATCGATGCCCTGCTCTGAGAGAGAAATCTAAAAAGTACAGCGATGTTGAGATTCCAGCTAGTGTCACAGGTTACTCCTTTACTAGTGATGGCGAATCAGGCACTTGCTCCCCCCTCAGACacagttttcagaaacagcagcgaGAGAAGACAAGGTGGCTGAACTCTGGCCGAGGGGATGATGCTTCTGAAGAAGGGCAGAATGGCAGCAGTCCCAAGTCGAAGACTAAG TGGACTAAAGAGGATGGACATAGAACTGCCACCTCTGCTGTCCCTAACCTGTTTGTTCCATTGAACACCAATCCAAAGGAGGTCCAAGAAATGAGGAACAAG ATCCGAGAGCAAAATTTACAAGACATCAAAACCGCGGGCCCTCAATCACAGGTTCTTGCTGGGGTAGTTGTGGACAGGAGTCTTGTACAG GGAGAACTGGTGACTGCATCAAAGGCAATAATTGAGAAAGAATATCAACCAAAAGTCATAGTGAGCACCACAGGACCAAATCCCTTCAATAAACTCACTGATCGAGAACTGGAAGAGTATCGCAAAGAAgtagaaagaaagcagaagggacCAGAAG AACCTTCAGAAGATGGCAGGcaacagaaagagagaagcCCCCCTGACCACACTTCAGCTCGCACTCCTCCCAGTACGCCGATTAAAATAGAGGAAG AGACACAGCAGGACCAGACCTACAAAGATGACAGTGACGCTGCAACTTTCAAGCAAACCCTCCCAGATCTCACCCCCGATGAGCCTTCAGAAGCACTCAGCTTCCCTCCCttagggaaggaggaggggagatgtGATGAAGATGTGCCCAAAAGCCAAACGGAATCACCTGCAGTGGAAAACAAGGAACCCCAGTGTCAACCCGCTGAAGAGCCGGTAACACCGACAGCCGAGGAGGGGACAGCAGCTGATGCAGGTAGCGATGAATCTCCAGGGAAGTCCCCAtcgaaaaagaaaaagaagtttcgcactccttccttcctgaagaagagcaaaaagaagAGTGACTCCTAA
- the ADD1 gene encoding alpha-adducin isoform X2 translates to MNGDSGVGVVTSPPPTTAPHKERYFDRVDENNPDYLRERNMAPDLRQDFNMMEQKKRVSMILQSPAFCEELESMIQEQFKKGKNPTGLLALQQIADFMTTNVPNVYPAAPQGGMAALNMSLGMVTPVNDLRGSDSIAYEKGEKLLRCKLAAFYRLADLFGWSQLIYNHITARVNSEQEHFLIVPFGLLYSEVTASSLVKINIQGDVVDRGSTNLGVNQAGFTLHSAIYAARPDVKCIVHIHTPAGAAVSAMKCGLLPISPEALSLGEVAYHDYHGILVDDEEKVVIQKNLGPKSKVLILRNHGLVSVGETVEEAFYYIHNLVLACEIQVRTLASAGGPDNLVLLDPGKYKAKSRSPESPVGEGTVSHPKWQIGEQEFEALMRMLDNLGYRTGYPYRCPALREKSKKYSDVEIPASVTGYSFTSDGESGTCSPLRHSFQKQQREKTRWLNSGRGDDASEEGQNGSSPKSKTKWTKEDGHRTATSAVPNLFVPLNTNPKEVQEMRNKIREQNLQDIKTAGPQSQVLAGVVVDRSLVQDAPLSDCTESIEGLDLTEQAFSPAKSLSVRKGELVTASKAIIEKEYQPKVIVSTTGPNPFNKLTDRELEEYRKEVERKQKGPEDNTEVAAAWVSCQTTQQFITHLNREEPDGQKSTHKEFHTAVIKALRSDPDLLAEASEPSEDGRQQKERSPPDHTSARTPPSTPIKIEEETQQDQTYKDDSDAATFKQTLPDLTPDEPSEALSFPPLGKEEGRCDEDVPKSQTESPAVENKEPQCQPAEEPVTPTAEEGTAADAGSDESPGKSPSKKKKKFRTPSFLKKSKKKSDS, encoded by the exons ATGAATGGTGATTCTGGTGTGGGGGTGGTGACTTCACCACCTCCAACAACAGCCCCTCATAAAGAGAGGTATTTTGATCGAGTTGATGAAAATAATCCAGATTATTTGAGAGAGAGGAATATGGCGCCTGACCTTCGCCAGGATTTTAACATGATGGAACAGAAGAAGAGAGTCTCCATGATTCTTCAAAGCCCA GCTTTCTGTGAAGAACTGGAATCTATGATTCAGGAacaatttaagaaggggaagaaCCCAACAGGTTTATTGGCATTACAGCAGATTGCGGATTTCATGACAACCAATGTACCAAATGTCTACCCTGCAGCACCACAAGGTGGAATGGCTGCATTGAACATGA GTCTTGGCATGGTGACACCAGTGAATGATCTGAGAGGATCAGATTCCATTGCTTATGAAAAGGGGGAGAAGTTGTTACGATGTAAATTGGCAGCTTTCTACAGATTAGCAGATCTGTTTGGCTGGTCTCAGCTTATTTACAATCATATAACA GCCAGAGTAAATTCTGAGCAGGAGCACTTCCTCATTGTACCTTTTGGACTTCTCTATAGTGAAGTCACTGCATCTAGTCTG GTTAAAATCAATATTCAGGGAGACGTAGTTGATCGTGGAAGTACTAACTTGGGAGTAAACCAGGCTGGTTTTACTTTGCACTCTGCAATTTATGCAGCTCGACCTGATGTTAAATGCATTGTTCATATTCATACACCAGCAGGGGCGGCG GTTTCTGCAATGAAGTGTGGTCTCTTGCCAATTTCACCTGAAGCACTTTCTCTAGGGGAAGTAGCTTATCATGACTACCATGGTATTTTAGTGGATGATGAAGAAAAGGTGGTTATTCAGAAAAACTTGGGGCCTAAAAGCAAG GTCCTTATTCTCAGAAACCATGGCTTAGTATCAGTTGGAGAGACTGTTGAGGAGGCTTTCTACTATATTCATAATCTAGTGCTTGCCTGTGAGATTCAA GTACGTACCCTGGCCAGTGCAGGTGGACCTGACAATTTAGTGCTTTTAGATCCTGGAAAGTATAAAGCCAAGTCTCGTTCCCCTGAGTCTCCAGTAGGCGAGGGTACTGTATCCCATCCAAAATGGCAGATTGGTGAACAGGAATTTGAAGCTCTTATGCGAATGCTCGATAATCTG gGTTACAGAACTGGCTATCCGTATCGATGCCCTGCTCTGAGAGAGAAATCTAAAAAGTACAGCGATGTTGAGATTCCAGCTAGTGTCACAGGTTACTCCTTTACTAGTGATGGCGAATCAGGCACTTGCTCCCCCCTCAGACacagttttcagaaacagcagcgaGAGAAGACAAGGTGGCTGAACTCTGGCCGAGGGGATGATGCTTCTGAAGAAGGGCAGAATGGCAGCAGTCCCAAGTCGAAGACTAAG TGGACTAAAGAGGATGGACATAGAACTGCCACCTCTGCTGTCCCTAACCTGTTTGTTCCATTGAACACCAATCCAAAGGAGGTCCAAGAAATGAGGAACAAG ATCCGAGAGCAAAATTTACAAGACATCAAAACCGCGGGCCCTCAATCACAGGTTCTTGCTGGGGTAGTTGTGGACAGGAGTCTTGTACAG GATGCTCCCCTCTCAGACTGTACGGAATCTATTGAAGGGCTCGATCTCACAGAGCAGGCCTTTAGTCCCGCTAAATCTCTGTCTGTTAGAAAG GGAGAACTGGTGACTGCATCAAAGGCAATAATTGAGAAAGAATATCAACCAAAAGTCATAGTGAGCACCACAGGACCAAATCCCTTCAATAAACTCACTGATCGAGAACTGGAAGAGTATCGCAAAGAAgtagaaagaaagcagaagggacCAGAAG ATAACACTGAGGTTGCTGCTGCATGGGTTTCTTGTCAGACCACGCAGCAATTCATCACCCATCTTAACAGAGAAGAACCAGATGGGCAGAAGTCCACCCATAAGGAATTTCATACCGCAGTGATCAAAGCATTAAGGTCCGATCCTGACCTTTTGGCTGAGGCCTCAG AACCTTCAGAAGATGGCAGGcaacagaaagagagaagcCCCCCTGACCACACTTCAGCTCGCACTCCTCCCAGTACGCCGATTAAAATAGAGGAAG AGACACAGCAGGACCAGACCTACAAAGATGACAGTGACGCTGCAACTTTCAAGCAAACCCTCCCAGATCTCACCCCCGATGAGCCTTCAGAAGCACTCAGCTTCCCTCCCttagggaaggaggaggggagatgtGATGAAGATGTGCCCAAAAGCCAAACGGAATCACCTGCAGTGGAAAACAAGGAACCCCAGTGTCAACCCGCTGAAGAGCCGGTAACACCGACAGCCGAGGAGGGGACAGCAGCTGATGCAGGTAGCGATGAATCTCCAGGGAAGTCCCCAtcgaaaaagaaaaagaagtttcgcactccttccttcctgaagaagagcaaaaagaagAGTGACTCCTAA